Genomic DNA from Aphanothece sacrum FPU1:
CTGTACAAAGCCCTAGCATAGCAGGCTAATGTTAATAAAAGCCCGCCTTCGCGGGCTTTGTTGGTATAGCCACAGGCTTTAGCCTGTCGGCGTTTGGGACTAAGTTGACACTAATGACGGCCGTTGACCCCTACTGGTTGTTATCAATGGACAATTAATAACAACATTCTATCGAGATTCAATATAATTTAATTTAGTCCTCATTTTCATCAAATATTCGTTCAATTATTCGTCTATTTTCTATTTGTAATCCTCTCACTTCTGTTTGGATATCTCGAATTTCCGTTTTTATGTCTAGAATTTCTGCTTGTATATCTCGAATAAAGATAACAGATTCTTGAAACATTTCTGTTAAATTTCCCATTTGTTGAGTTAAACGAGCAATTGATTCTACATTTTGTCTATTTTGTTCTCGAATTTCATCAATTGCTATACTATGTCCATGAATCAGTTTAATACTGGTTTCTAGGAGTTTTTCCATTTGACTCATTCTAGCTTCATAAGTAGGTTCTGCCATATTTAGGTTATTACGTCGGTGGGTATAAATTAGGATAACATATTTAAGTACTTAAGCAAAATTAATTGCACAGCCAGGGCGGGTTTATTTTACTTCTTTGTGAGAATCATAAAAGAGAATCATAAAAGAGGGCGGGTTTATTTTACTTCTTTGTGAGAATCATAATTTCTGTAAAAAACCCGCCCCTACAAAAACCCGTTTCTACAAATTTTATGTAATTAATTTTGTCTATCTACTTATTATTTAATTAAGGAGTAATTTACCCAAAAATTCTTCAGTTAATTTAACAAAAGCTTTAGCCCCACTAGAACCTGGAATAGCTGTAACAACCGGTTTAAAACTATCAACAGCTTTAGCAACATTAACATCCATGGGAATAGAAGTATTAAATAATTGATGAGGTTGAAAATCTTGTTGAACCCGTCGCATAACTTTATTATAATAACGACTCAGTAAACCCCCACCGGATGAAATAAAGACCACTCCTAATAAATTGAGGTTCAAAGATTGAGTGGTTTGATGACTTTCTTTGAGTTTAGCAACTCGTCTTTCTAACAGTTGAATTCCCACTATTGATAAAGGTTCTGGACGGGCCGGTAATAAATAATAATTACTCGCACATAATCCACTTCTAGTTAATAAATTATAACCTGGAGCGCAGTCCATAATAATAAAATCGTAATATTCAACCACCGCATCTAAAATCTTTTTAACTAAGAATCTTTCAAAATGATTCCAAACATTTTCAAAATCGGGATTTTCTATCATTGTCGCTTGTTTATGAAGCTGTTGAGAAACAATATATTCATCATAAAGTTCTAAATCTCCAGGCAATAAATCTAAGCCTTCAATATCAGAGATATAAGGTTGAATAATATCATGAATATCTAGTTTACTATGAGGATTAGGTTGAATAATATTATCCAATAAATAACTCAGGGTGCGACGTTTTTTTCGAGTTTGAGCAAACTCATGAGGAGACATTAAACTAAGAGTTGCACTAATTTGAGAATCTAAGTCTAATACCAGTACCCGTTTGCCATGATATTTGGCTAAACAAGTGGCTAAATTAACTGTTAGAGTAGTTTTGCCTACTCCACCTTTCATGTTAACGGTACTAATAACTAATCCCATGAATAACTTCCTTGATTACTTGCTAAGGTCAATGCTGTAATTAGCTTTAGTTTACCAGAAAATGATAATAAAATCTTATATTTCTTGGGGTGGGTTAGACGCAGCAATGATTTTGATAAAAAACCCATAATTTTTAGGCTGCGTCGTAACCCACAATTAATACAATTAATAAAATTTGCACTTAGGTTAAGGTTTACTTTATAAATATTCTCTTAATTGTTAATTTCTAATTCTCTTATACTTACCTTAAATTTTTTATTTAATACTGAAAAAAATCTTAAATATCAGCATAAATATTATCTTAATTGTTAATTTCTAATTCTCTGATAGTTACCTTAAATTTCTTGTTTAATACCAAAAAAAATCTTAAATATCAGCCTAAATATTATCTTAATTGTTAATTTCTAATTCTCTGATAGTTACCTTAAATTTCTTATTTAATACCAAAAAAAATCTTAAATATCAGTCTTAATTCTTGCAAAAATATCATCTCTAAAGAAATGTTTAAAAGGGCTTTTCATCCCGTCAAATTGCCTTATTATATACAGGTGTACTGTATATTTTGATTTTTCCATGAACACAAAACTCTCTGTCGTTTTTGCCCTAGTAAATTCTGTTGCTATTCTTGTAGCAGTACCTAATATTGCCAGTGCTGCTTCTATCACTCATGAAGCTTCGTTTCCAACTGGGGGAGGTTTTGCAGATACAGATTTCAAGGCTAATTTCTTCTTACCTAAATTTAATTCCAGTTTAGGGACACTTGAAAAAGTTATTGTAATGTTAACGGGTAGCGTAAAAGGAAAGGCAGAATACGAAAATAGAAGTGCGTCTTCGAGCGCAATTACACTAAATCTCACTGCTAATATAAAATTAAAAGAAACAGCCAATGAACAAGAATTAGCTTTTGTTAAGCCATTAGTGGATGTAGAATTGACTGCTCCTGCGTTTGATGGCATAAGAGACTTTTCTGGAACATCAGGAGGAGTTTTCGAGGGGTCTGCCACCAAGATGGACACTAAGACTTACGACTTTGTTGACATCCTTACCTTGTTTACTGGCTCCGGGGATATTGGTTTAACCCTAGATGCTGAAGCTAATTCTATCATTCAAGGTTCAGGAAAGATAAGTAGTGAGTTGGACACATTTGCAGGAGGAAATGTTAAAATAATCTATGAATATCTTGAAAAAGAGGATGATGTTGATCCCATGGTTCCCGAACCTTTAACTATGTTGGGCGCAGGAACTGCTTTAGGGTTTGGCGGTTTCTTCAAACGTAAACTCGCACAGAAGAAAAAATAATTATCTCTTAGCCAGTAATTCAAGAAAATTACCCCACTTTTAAGGTTGGTTTGCTCTCCCGTATCTATGTAGGAGTTACGTAAAAGCCTTGTTTTTAGTTCTGAGTTCGTAACTCCTACTTATGAATTATGAATTATGAATTATAAATTAATAAGAATTGAACTTAGCTTTCCGGGGCGAGAATCTGTGAGGTCTAAATTTCAAAAATCCCAATTTATAATTTATAATTTATGTATGGCAAGTCCCCCTTGGTGAAGGGGGATTTAGGGGGATCATATTTTTTGACGAACAGTCTCTAACACTCAGAAGGAACCCGACTTAAATCAACAATAGGTTGATGAGTTAAACAATGCCAATAGCAAGTAAATAAGTTAGACTGTTGATAGTTTAAAGAAGCAATAGTTGGGGCAGCCGGGAACGGCCATAAACGATCAAAAACAATAGTTTCACCCATCAAGCGAAACTGAATTAAATACACAGAAGGAGGTGCATCCAGGGAATCTAATAATCCTTGAGCCAAATCATACAAAGGACGACGCAAATGAGACTCAAAATCAACGGGTTGTTGATAAGAATTAGGAAAAAATCCTTCTCCAATCACTTCCCCATAAATCAATTCTTTTTTAGTTAATGCTACAGGTAACCATAAATTACCCAAGCAGGAATCTTTTAGACTCGTTTTATAGCCTAAATTTTTCTCAACCCATAGTCGTTGACTTTTGACATCCTTACACTCTTGATAAATCTTTTGTCCAGGAAAAGGCAACCAATTAGGAATATCAATGGTTAGGGGACAATAGATTACATTAGCATTGGATTTGGGCAAGTTGAAACTTTTTGACCATAACGTAGCTGCCGAAATCACCTCAACTTGAGTCGAAGGTGAATCGGCAGCGATCGTCTGTTCCAGAGCAAATACCATTTTTTCGGTAGCAGGAGAGGACATATAAACTGTCCCTTCTGCTTTTACCTCAGCATTGACAATGATTAAAGCTTTTTGCATTTCCCCAGATGATTGAGCGATATTTTCCTTGCAGTTAGAGTAAATAAACCAGATGTACTCTATGATAACTCACTATGATTAGAGCAGTCCTAAATCATTTGTGATAAGTGGCACAGGCATCTTGCCTGTGGGATACAAAAAGATCAAATTCTATTGTCTCACAAATCAAATAGGATCGCCACAATTATCTCACATTCTGGCAAGCCACATCTTGCCTGTGAGACCATAATTATCTTGAAATGTCGGACTGAAGACTCTGTGAACCAAGAATACCCCGTCGAGCGCGTCAGCTTGACGGTGGGAGTGTCAATTCAGATTAACGATAAACAGGTAAAGTAAAGTGAAAACAACTACCTTGTCCTAGTATACTATCAACCCAGATTTGTCCATAATGAGCGCGCACAATTTTACGACACAAAGATAAACCCAATCCGTAACCTTCTTTTTCTTGATCTCGTTTAAGACGGAAATGACCTTCAAAAATTAGCTCTCGTTTTTCTTCAGGAATACCAGGACCCGTATCACAGACACTGACTTGGATTTTTTGAGTAGTTCGGTGCAAAATTGAAACCGTTACTTCTCCCTCCTCTGGAGTATATTTAATCGCATTATCTAATAAATTGACAATCACTTGACGGATTAATTCTTGATTTCCATAAACCAGGGGAATATCTTGGGGTATATCTTGACTCAAGGTGAGGCATTTAGCGTTAAATCTATCCTGATATTGTCTGAGGATTTCTTCACATAACTCTGGTAAGAATACTTGACTATATTTGACCTGTAACTGACCATTTAAGCTTTTAGAAGCTTGAAGCATATCAGTAATCAGACGATTCATAACGCGGAACTGTTTACGGGCCTGTTGATAAAGTTGTTCTTTTAATTGAGCATGACGTTGGATATTTTGGTTATTTTGAGCTATTTCCAGGGTTTCTACGGCAATAGAAGCCGCCGTTAAGGGACTACGCAAATCATGAGCGAGCATGGCCAACACTTGATCCTTAAATTTTAGCTGCTGTAACAGTTCTTCTTTTTCTTGGTTCAGGCGAAAAATTTGATCTGATAGACGGATGAGTTCGGATGAATACTTCAGTGAGTTCAAACTCTCAGATGTTTTTGCGATATTTTGCCCATTTTTAGACTGCTCTATTTTTTCTTCTTCAATGGCTAATTTCCATCTGGGCCACCATTTTTTGAGTTGATTGACAATGTTACTCCCGGCTAAAGTCTGTCTGGGTTCGGGGGCCACTTTAACTAAAGCTGGAGTTGCTACTAAACGAAAATGTTCGACTAAATGAGGTTGTTCATGGATTTCAATGACTTGCAGTTCCCAGAGATTATCGGTTTTCACACTATCAAGATAACCTTGTATTTGCCGAATATGCTCATAAGAACTGGGACGCTCATCGACAAACAACAAAAGCTGAATGGACACAGGAGCGGGAATGTCTGATTCAGAGGTTGTTTTGAGGTTGGGGGGTTCTAACACTGGAAGTCAAAAATAAATGCTTACAATAGGGTAGACTCTAGGATGAGATAATAAAGATTTAGGAATTGGATTGATTTTAATGTGGATTAGCCTAATTGGACAATTAGTTTTTTGAGTTGGCATTTAACCTAATCAACTGAACTATACCTGATAAACGACTAACCTCCACCAAGCCATAACTTTTTTGGCATCCCTTCTATTTTAAAATCTTAAGATAGTATAAAATCAATTACACTTAATCTTAAAGCTTAACTCTAAAAACTTAAATCGTAAACCGTTGGAATTATTATGGCTCTTGGCTACGTTGCCCTCGTCCTTCACGCTCACTTGCCTTTCGTTAGACATCCAGAAAGCGACTATGTATTGGAAGAAGAATGGCTCTATGAAGCTATTACAGAAACCTATGTGCCTCTCCTTCGCGTTTTTGCTGGATTAAAACGGGATGGGGTCGATTTTAAAATGACTATGAGTATGACTCCTCCTTTGGTGTCTAT
This window encodes:
- a CDS encoding ParA family protein; the encoded protein is MGLVISTVNMKGGVGKTTLTVNLATCLAKYHGKRVLVLDLDSQISATLSLMSPHEFAQTRKKRRTLSYLLDNIIQPNPHSKLDIHDIIQPYISDIEGLDLLPGDLELYDEYIVSQQLHKQATMIENPDFENVWNHFERFLVKKILDAVVEYYDFIIMDCAPGYNLLTRSGLCASNYYLLPARPEPLSIVGIQLLERRVAKLKESHQTTQSLNLNLLGVVFISSGGGLLSRYYNKVMRRVQQDFQPHQLFNTSIPMDVNVAKAVDSFKPVVTAIPGSSGAKAFVKLTEEFLGKLLLN
- a CDS encoding PEP-CTERM sorting domain-containing protein — protein: MNTKLSVVFALVNSVAILVAVPNIASAASITHEASFPTGGGFADTDFKANFFLPKFNSSLGTLEKVIVMLTGSVKGKAEYENRSASSSAITLNLTANIKLKETANEQELAFVKPLVDVELTAPAFDGIRDFSGTSGGVFEGSATKMDTKTYDFVDILTLFTGSGDIGLTLDAEANSIIQGSGKISSELDTFAGGNVKIIYEYLEKEDDVDPMVPEPLTMLGAGTALGFGGFFKRKLAQKKK
- a CDS encoding histidine kinase, coding for MLEPPNLKTTSESDIPAPVSIQLLLFVDERPSSYEHIRQIQGYLDSVKTDNLWELQVIEIHEQPHLVEHFRLVATPALVKVAPEPRQTLAGSNIVNQLKKWWPRWKLAIEEEKIEQSKNGQNIAKTSESLNSLKYSSELIRLSDQIFRLNQEKEELLQQLKFKDQVLAMLAHDLRSPLTAASIAVETLEIAQNNQNIQRHAQLKEQLYQQARKQFRVMNRLITDMLQASKSLNGQLQVKYSQVFLPELCEEILRQYQDRFNAKCLTLSQDIPQDIPLVYGNQELIRQVIVNLLDNAIKYTPEEGEVTVSILHRTTQKIQVSVCDTGPGIPEEKRELIFEGHFRLKRDQEKEGYGLGLSLCRKIVRAHYGQIWVDSILGQGSCFHFTLPVYR